The window ATAAACTTCAGCCCCGTGACCCAGGAACAGCTTACCGCGATCCTGCAGACCGAACAGCGCAAACGCAACCGCTTTACCCTGACCGTTGGAGATCAGTACGCCGTTCTGACGCTGGCCCACATCGCCCGCACGAACGTCGTCGTAGTGGCTGAACGTGGAGTACAGCAGACCGGTACCGGAGGTCATGGTCATGAATTCTGAACGGAAGCCAATCAGACCACGGCTTGGGATCACGTAGTCAAGACGTACGCGGCCTTTACCATCTGGATTCATGTTTTTCAGGTCGCCTTTACGCTCGCCCAGTGCCTGCATGACAGAACCCTGGTGCTGCTCTTCGACGTCCAGCGTTACGTTCTCGAACGGCTCTTGCTTGCGGCCGTCGATTTCGCGGAAGATAACTTTCGGACGGGAAACCGCCATCTCGAAACCTTCACGACGCATGTTTTCAATCAGAACGGACAGGTGCAGTTCACCACGGCCAGAAACGCGGAATGCATCTGCATCTTCGGTTTCTTCAACGCGCAGCGCCACGTTGTGCACCAGCTCTTTGTTCAGGCGGTCAAGGATCTGACGAGAGGTAACATATTTACCTTCTTTGCCACAGAACGGAGAGGTGTTAACGCAGAAGAACATGGTTACGGTCGGTTCATCAACGGACAGCGCCGGCAGTGCTTCGACATTCTGCGTATCACAGATGGTGTCGGAGATGTTCAGCTCGCCCAGACCGGTGATAGCAATGATGTCGCCTGCTTCTGCGATATCACTTTCGATACGTTCCAGACCCAGATGGGTCAGCACTTTACCGACTTTACCGTTACGGGTTTTGCCTTCGCTATCAATGATAGTGATCTGCTGGTTCGGTTTAACTTTACCGCGCTTGATACGACCGATGCCGATAACGCCAACGTAGTTGTTGTAATCCAGCTGAGAGATTTGCATCTGCAGCGGACCATTAAGGTCAACATTCGGTGCCGGTACACGATCAACGATAGTCTGATACAGCGGAGTCATATCCTCGGCCATATCTTCGTGATCCAGACCTGCGATACCGTTCAGCGCTGATGCGTAAACGATAGGGAAGTCCAGCTGTTCGTCGGTCGCGTCGAGGTTAACGAACAGGTCAAATACCTGATCGACAACCCAGTCAGGACGCGCGCCCGGACGGTCAACTTTGTTGATAACAACAATAGGCTTCAGGCCATGAGCAAAGGCTTTTTTGGTCACGAAGCGCGTCTGCGGCATCGGACCATCCATTGCATCAACAACCAGCAGCACGGAGTCTACCATGGACATGACGCGCTCAACTTCACCACCAAAGTCGGCGTGCCCCGGGGTATCAACGATGTTGATACGGTAGTCATTCCATTTGATAGCGGTGTTTTTAGCGAGGATGGTAATTCCACGCTCTTTCTCCAAATCGTTGGAGTCCATCACACGCTCTTGAGTTTCGGCACGCTCACCGAAAGTACCAGATTGTTGGAGCAGCTTGTCAACCAGGGTAGTTTTACCATGGTCAACGTGAGCAATGATGGCGATGTTACGCAAATTTTCGATCACAACTTTGCCTCAGGCATTAGGAATAGCGCGTCATTGTACACGGATTAATCGCACTACAAAACAGGATCACAAAGATCCTCCGCAAACAACTGTTGCAGAGTTTGTTTGTGATCGCTTTCACGAAGCGAAATAGGGCCGCTTTAACGCAAATTGCACCAGTATGGTGCTCAATATTAGCATCGAAGCACTATACTGGTGCAATATGACGATACTGGTGCAGCCTATTTGCACTATGGTGTGCATGATAGCGCCTTTTGGGGGGCATTTGAAAGTTGGCACAGATTTCGCTTTATCTTTTTTAACACGATAACGCCAGTCAGGCTGTTTTGAATACCTCGTTACCACGACGACAATGACCGAATCCGGGGAGAGTTAAGTATGTCCGCTGAACACGTTTTGACGATGCTGAATGAACATGAAGTGAAGTTTGTCGATTTGCGCTTCACCGATACCAAAGGTAAAGAACAGCACGTCACGATTCCTGCGCATCAGGTAAATGCCGAATTCTTCGAAGAAGGCAAAATGTTTGATGGCTCCTCGATTGGTGGCTGGAAAGGTATTAACGAATCAGACATGGTGCTGATGCCGGATTCCTCTACTGCGCTCATTGACCCGTTTTATGAAGAATCGACCCTGATCATTCGTTGCGACATTCTGGAGCCAGGCACGCTGCAAGGCTACGACCGCGACCCGCGTTCCATTGCTAAGCGCGCTGAAGAATACCTGCGCTCTACCGGTATTGCAGATACCGTCCTGTTTGGGCCGGAACCTGAATTCTTCCTTTTTGACGATATCCGCTTTGGCGCATCTATCTCCGGTTCCCATGTGGCTATCGACGATATCGAAGGTGCCTGGAACTCATCGACCAAATACGAAGGCGGTAACAAAGGCCATCGTCCGGGCGTGAAAGGCGGTTATTTCCCGGTTCCACCAGTCGATTCTTCACAGGACATCCGCTCTACCATGTGTTTGATCATGGAAGAAATGGGTCTGGTCGTTGAAGCGCATCACCACGAAGTGGCGACGGCGGGTCAGAACGAAATCGCCACCCGCTTTAACACCATGACCAAAAAAGCGGACGAAATTCAGATCTACAAATATGTGGTGCACAACGTTGCTCACCGCTTCGGTAAAACCGCGACCTTTATGCCTAAACCGATGTTTGGCGACAACGGTTCCGGTATGCACTGCCATATGTCACTGTCTAAAAACGGCACCAACCTGTTCTCTGGCGATAAATACGCCGGTCTGTCTGAGCAGGCGCTGTTCTATATCGGCGGCGTAATCAAACATGCCAAAGCGATTAACGCCCTTGCAAACCCAACGACCAACTCCTATAAGCGTCTGGTCCCGGGCTACGAAGCACCGGTAATGCTGGCCTACTCTGCCCGTAACCGTTCAGCGTCTATCCGTATCCCGGTGGTATCTTCGCCGAAAGCGCGTCGTATTGAAGTACGCTTCCCGGACCCGGCAGCTAACCCGTACCTGTGCTTTGCCGCTCTTCTGATGGCCGGCCTTGATGGTATCAAGAACAAGATCCACCCGGGCGAAGCAATGGACAAAAACCTGTATGACCTGCCGCCGGAAGAAGCGAAAGAGATCCCACAGGTTGCAGGCTCTCTGGATGAAGCCCTGAAAGAGCTGGATCTGGACCGTGAGTTCCTGACTGCAGGTGGCGTATTCACCAACGAAGCCATTGATGCTTACATTGCCCTGCGCCGTGAAGAAGATGATCGCGTACGCATGACGCCGCACCCGGTAGAGTTTGAACTGTACTATAGCGTGTAATTTGACGCTGATTTGTTAGTTGCCGTGGAAACGTTTAGCCCATCTCCGGATGGGCTTTTTTCTCCACATAAAACACCTTTTTTCTCACTGATGCTTATAATGCACTCATTTGGTGCGCACTATGGAGACTGCTAAATGGCAACTGGCACGCTGCCCGATGCTGGGCAGATCCTCAACGCATTAATTAACAGCATATTGCTGGTCGATGACGAGCTGGCAGTACATTACGCCAATCCTGCCGCACAACAGCTGCTGGCGCAAAGTTCGCGTAAATTATTCGGTACACCTCTACCGGAATTGCTGAGTTATTTTTCTCTGAATATCGGCCTGATGCAGGAAAGTCTGCGGGCCGGGCAAGGGTTTACCGATAACGAAGTCACCCTGGTTATCGACGGACATTCACATATTCTTTCGCTGACCGCACAGCGGCTGCCGGACGGCATGATCCTGCTGGAAATGGCCCCAATGGATAATCAGCGCCGTCTGAGCCAGGAGCAGCTTCAGCACGCGCAACAAATTGCCGCCCGCGACCTGGTTCGGGGCCTGGCGCATGAAATTAAAAATCCGTTAGGCGGCCTGCGCGGCGCGGCGCAATTATTGAGTAAAGCGCTGCCCGATCCCTCTCTCACGGAATACACCAAAATGATTATTGAGCAGGCCGACCGCTTGCGTAATCTGGTTGACCGTCTGTTAGGACCACAGCAGCCCGGGATGCATATCACTGAAAGCATTCACAAAGTGGCTGAACGGGTGGTGACGCTGGTTTCTATGGAGCTGCCAGATAACGTCAGGCTGATACGTGATTACGACCCGAGCCTGCCAGAACTGCCTCACGATCCCGATCAGATTGAACAGGTGTTGTTAAACGTAGTACGCAATGCGCTACAGGCGCTGGAACCTGAAGGCGGTGAAATTATCCTGCGTACGCGTACCGCTTTCCAGTTAACGTTGCACGGTGTGCGCTATCGCCTGGCCGCGCGTATTGATATTGAAGATAACGGTCCAGGTATTCCCTCGCATCTTCAGGACACGCTGTTTTACCCGATGGTGAGCGGGCGTGAAGGTGGAACAGGGCTGGGCTTATCCATCGCCCGCAGTTTGATCGACCAGCATTGCGGAAAAATTGAATTTACCAGTTGGCCAGGCCATACCGAATTTTCGGTATTCCTGCCCATCAAAAAATAGAGGCGTGAGTTTATGCAACGAGGGATAGTTTGGGTAGTCGATGACGATAGCTCCATCCGTTGGGTGCTTGAACGCGCGCTGACCGGTGCCGGGTTAACCTGCATTACTTATGAGAGCGGCAGAGAGGTGCTGGACGCGCTGGCAACAAAGACGCCGGACGTACTGCTTTCCGACATCCGGATGCCCGGCATGGACGGGCTGGCGCTGTTAAAGCAGATTAAACAGCGTCATCCAATGCTTCCGGTCATCATAATGACGGCCCACTCCGATCTGGAGGCGGCGGTCAGCGCCTACCAGCAGGGGGCATTTGATTATCTCCCAAAACCCTTTGATATTGATGAAGCGGTGGCGCTGGTCGAACGTGCGATCAGCCATTATCAGGAACAGCAGCAGCCGCGTAACGTGCAGGTAAATGGCCCGACGACCGATATTATTGGTGAAGCGCCTGCAATGCAGGATGTATTTCGCATTATCGGCCGACTTTCCCGGTCATCAATAAGCGTGTTGATCAATGGTGAATCGGGAACGGGCAAAGAGCTGGTCGCCCATGCGCTGCACCGTCACAGTCCGCGGGTGAAAGCGCCGTTCATCGCCCTCAACATGGCGGCCATTCCTAAAGATCTGATTGAGTCAGAGCTGTTCGGCCATGAAAAAGGGGCCTTTACCGGTGCCAATACGATTCGCCAGGGACGCTTTGAGCAGGCAGACGGCGGGACGCTGTTTCTTGATGAAATTGGTGATATGCCGCTGGATGTACAGACCCGCCTGCTGCGCGTCCTGGCAGACGGCCAGTTTTATCGGGTAGGCGGCTACGCGCCCGTTAAAGTCGATGTACGTATTATTGCCGCCACGCATCAGAATCTGGAGCTGCGGGTGCAGGAAGGCAAATTCCGTGAAGATCTCTTTCATCGTCTGAATGTTATCCGCGTTCATTTACCGCCGCTGCGCGAGCGTCGGGAAGATATCCCACGCCTGGCGCGTCACTTCCTTCAGGTCGCCGCACGCGAACTGGGAGTAGAGACAAAACAGCTCCACCCGGAAACGGAAGCAGCGTTAACCCGGCTGGCCTGGCAGGGTAACGTACGCCAGCTGGAAAATACCTGCCGCTGGTTGACGGTGATGGCTGCCGGGCAAGAGGTATTGATTCAGGATCTCCCCGGCGAACTGTTTGAAACAAGCGTACCCGATAGCCCTTCGCAAACGCAGGCCGATAGCTGGGCCACGCTGCTGGCCCAGTGGGCAGATCGTGCGCTACGCGCCGGCCATCAGGATTTGCTTTCCGAGGCGCAGCCGGAGCTTGAACGCACGTTGTTAACCACTGCCCTGCGCCATACGCAGGGGCACAAACAGGAAGCGGCCAGGCTACTGGGCTGGGGAAGGAATACGCTCACCCGCAAGTTAAAAGAACTGGGTATGGAATAAGCACTGTAAAGATTAAATAGTGAGCGCAAATTGCTGCTAATTTGCGCTTTACTGTTCCGGCGACTCAGGTATGATCGTGCCCGCCAATTCGGGAGGCCACCATGTTCGAATCTCTGATTAATTTGTTATCCAGCGGCGCAACTGAGAGCCATACGCCTCAGACGGCAATGGCAGCCGTGCTTTGCGCGGTGCTGGTGAATTTCTTAAGTTAATATACCGAACGCCTTCCTCTTCTTTTTGAGGAAGGCGTTTTGTTTTATGCGTTGCGACCGGATTAAATCACCCGTGAAAACTGCTGCATTCGCGCTTTCTGCCGCAGGTAAGCATCAAAGCACATGCAGATATTACGGATCAGCAGACGGCCTTTACCCGTTACCTGAATCGTCTGCTCATTGATGTCCACCAGCCCGTCTTTGGCCAGTGGCGCAAGCAGTTTAAGATCATCAGCAAAGTAGTCGGCGAACACCAGATCCCATTGGGCTTCAACGGCCTGCATATCCAGGCGGAAATTGCAGATCAGCGCTTTGATGACATCACGGCGAATACAATCATCACGCGTTAGTGCAATACCGCGCCACAGTGCATCCCCCTGCTCATCAACCTGCTGATAATAGTGCTTCAGCTCTTTCTGGTTTTGCGCATAGCAATCACCGATCATACTAATGGCAGATACGCCCATACCTAACAGATCGGTATCGCCCTGCGTGGTATATCCCTGAAAGTTACGGTGCAAAATACCCTCACGCTGCGCAACGGCCAGTTCGTTATCCGGGCGGGCGAAGTGATCCATGCCAATAAACTGATAGCCGTTATCGGTCAGTGAAGAGATGGTTTCCTGCAAGATATCCAGTTTCTGCTGCGCAGAAGGCAGATCGGCATCTTTGATTTTGCGCTGTGCGGCAAACAGGGTTGGCAGGTGCGCATAGTTAAATACGCTAAGTCGGTCAGGGGCCAGCTCTGCCACGCGTTTAAGCGTAAAGGCAAAACTTTCCGGCGTTTGCTTAGGCAGGCCGTAAATTAAGTCGATGTTGGTAGAGGTAAAGCCGATATCACGCGCATGATGCAGCAGCGCAAAGATAAACTCTTCATCCTGCTCGCGATTAACCAGCCGCTGAACCTCTTTATTAAAGTCCTGAACGCCCATACTCAGACGATTAAAGCCTTCGCCACGTAAATGATCGAGCACATCCAGCTCAATTTCACGCGGATCGATTTCGATCGAGATTTCTGCATCGTCATCAAAGGTAAAATTTGCGCGCAGAAGCGTCATCAGACGGCTGATTTGCGTTTTATTCAGGTAGGTTGGCGTTCCACCGCCCCAGTGCAACTGGCTGACATGGCGACCCGTAAACAGCGGAGCACGGTGAATAATCTCCTGCTCCAGCGCATCAAGGTATTGATCGGCTTTATGCTGCTGGCGGGTCACAATTTTATTGCAGCCACAGAAGTAGCAGAGCTTATGGCAAAAGGGAATGTGAATATAGAGCGACAAAGGACGCTCAGGATAGCGTGCAACGGCACTTAAAAATTGTGCCTCGCCAAAGTCTTCTGAAAACTCCAGCGCGGTAGGATAAGAGGTATAACGCGGCCCGGAATAGTTATATTTTTGGATCAGGGCCAGATCCCAGTCGATTAACTGCTCAGACATGCTCACTCCTTCCGATGATGCCGACGGCGGGTACGGTAGACCGGACGGGCACCGTTTTTCGCGATCAGCCGGTTGCGCAGCCTTGATTGACGCCGCGACAACCGCTGTAGTTTAACGAATAACCACCCCAGATAACATATGACCGGAAGGAGTAGAAGCAGGACGGGCAGGCCGGCCTGGTGCAAACGTTAGTTTCCGCCTTTCAGCAGGCGCATCATATCTTCCTGCTTTTCTTCCTCGCCTTCTTCGTCTTCTTCATCATCGTAAGAAAGGCCCAGTTTCTGCATCAGTTCATCAATGCGATCCAGTTTGGCATCAACCCAGGATTGCTCTTCAGCAGTCAGGGCTTCGCCTTCCTCCAGACGCTCCAGCAACGCATCCAGGCGCTCATCGTTCTCCAGCATATCCAGCTCATCCTGCGGTGAAAGCATAGGTTTCTCGCTCTTTGGTTTTTGCTGTTTAGTCACCGGGGCCTGATTCACGCCCAGTGGAATAGGGGTTTTACTGCCAATACGCGGATCTTTTTGCTGTTTCTGGCCCTTACCACCGGATGCACTTTCACTACCGCTCGCACGACTACCGGCTGTGTGACCACGGTGCTTTTTTTTACGCTTGAGCGCGCGTGCTTCATCATTTAATTCCTGGCGTGTTTTACGGCGAACTTTGTCACGCGGTGCCGATGCTGGTTTTTTCATAATGTGAGATCTTTGAGCCGTTTTCTTTAGTATAGAATTGAGGCGGAATCTATCAGAAAGTAAGCAAAGAAAAAAGGCGACAGATTACTCTGTCGCCTTTTTTCCTGACTCACACCCTCAAGGGGCACCACATTCCATGTTTGCTTACAACTAACCCTGTTTTTCCCTTAGCTGGAACACTCCTTGTTGCAGTTCCCTTTCCGTGTAAAACGTCTCCTGACGTCTGTCTTCCTGACCATCCTGCGTCTTCGCCTCCTGGCGCTCCTGACCCTCATCCTGAGTCACTGGTCCTTTGGGCTTCCTCGCCTGTGAGTCACACTTTATCGTACTGTGATGGGCATACAAGATACAGCGAGACGGGAGAAAGGGTAATCAGAAAAAACTTAAAAACTAACCAAATGATTTATAAGGATAAAAAAATTTATTTTAGAAAAAAATACGCTGATTTCCCATAATGATTATGGTCAATATCTCACAAACCGTATGACATCGGCTT is drawn from Klebsiella sp. RIT-PI-d and contains these coding sequences:
- the glnG gene encoding nitrogen regulation protein NR(I) — its product is MQRGIVWVVDDDSSIRWVLERALTGAGLTCITYESGREVLDALATKTPDVLLSDIRMPGMDGLALLKQIKQRHPMLPVIIMTAHSDLEAAVSAYQQGAFDYLPKPFDIDEAVALVERAISHYQEQQQPRNVQVNGPTTDIIGEAPAMQDVFRIIGRLSRSSISVLINGESGTGKELVAHALHRHSPRVKAPFIALNMAAIPKDLIESELFGHEKGAFTGANTIRQGRFEQADGGTLFLDEIGDMPLDVQTRLLRVLADGQFYRVGGYAPVKVDVRIIAATHQNLELRVQEGKFREDLFHRLNVIRVHLPPLRERREDIPRLARHFLQVAARELGVETKQLHPETEAALTRLAWQGNVRQLENTCRWLTVMAAGQEVLIQDLPGELFETSVPDSPSQTQADSWATLLAQWADRALRAGHQDLLSEAQPELERTLLTTALRHTQGHKQEAARLLGWGRNTLTRKLKELGME
- the glnL gene encoding nitrogen regulation protein NR(II) — its product is MATGTLPDAGQILNALINSILLVDDELAVHYANPAAQQLLAQSSRKLFGTPLPELLSYFSLNIGLMQESLRAGQGFTDNEVTLVIDGHSHILSLTAQRLPDGMILLEMAPMDNQRRLSQEQLQHAQQIAARDLVRGLAHEIKNPLGGLRGAAQLLSKALPDPSLTEYTKMIIEQADRLRNLVDRLLGPQQPGMHITESIHKVAERVVTLVSMELPDNVRLIRDYDPSLPELPHDPDQIEQVLLNVVRNALQALEPEGGEIILRTRTAFQLTLHGVRYRLAARIDIEDNGPGIPSHLQDTLFYPMVSGREGGTGLGLSIARSLIDQHCGKIEFTSWPGHTEFSVFLPIKK
- a CDS encoding YshB family small membrane protein, whose amino-acid sequence is MFESLINLLSSGATESHTPQTAMAAVLCAVLVNFLS
- the hemN gene encoding oxygen-independent coproporphyrinogen III oxidase, whose product is MSEQLIDWDLALIQKYNYSGPRYTSYPTALEFSEDFGEAQFLSAVARYPERPLSLYIHIPFCHKLCYFCGCNKIVTRQQHKADQYLDALEQEIIHRAPLFTGRHVSQLHWGGGTPTYLNKTQISRLMTLLRANFTFDDDAEISIEIDPREIELDVLDHLRGEGFNRLSMGVQDFNKEVQRLVNREQDEEFIFALLHHARDIGFTSTNIDLIYGLPKQTPESFAFTLKRVAELAPDRLSVFNYAHLPTLFAAQRKIKDADLPSAQQKLDILQETISSLTDNGYQFIGMDHFARPDNELAVAQREGILHRNFQGYTTQGDTDLLGMGVSAISMIGDCYAQNQKELKHYYQQVDEQGDALWRGIALTRDDCIRRDVIKALICNFRLDMQAVEAQWDLVFADYFADDLKLLAPLAKDGLVDINEQTIQVTGKGRLLIRNICMCFDAYLRQKARMQQFSRVI
- the typA gene encoding ribosome-dependent GTPase TypA yields the protein MIENLRNIAIIAHVDHGKTTLVDKLLQQSGTFGERAETQERVMDSNDLEKERGITILAKNTAIKWNDYRINIVDTPGHADFGGEVERVMSMVDSVLLVVDAMDGPMPQTRFVTKKAFAHGLKPIVVINKVDRPGARPDWVVDQVFDLFVNLDATDEQLDFPIVYASALNGIAGLDHEDMAEDMTPLYQTIVDRVPAPNVDLNGPLQMQISQLDYNNYVGVIGIGRIKRGKVKPNQQITIIDSEGKTRNGKVGKVLTHLGLERIESDIAEAGDIIAITGLGELNISDTICDTQNVEALPALSVDEPTVTMFFCVNTSPFCGKEGKYVTSRQILDRLNKELVHNVALRVEETEDADAFRVSGRGELHLSVLIENMRREGFEMAVSRPKVIFREIDGRKQEPFENVTLDVEEQHQGSVMQALGERKGDLKNMNPDGKGRVRLDYVIPSRGLIGFRSEFMTMTSGTGLLYSTFSHYDDVRAGDVGQRQNGVLISNGQGKAVAFALFGLQDRGKLFLGHGAEVYEGQIIGIHSRSNDLTVNCLTGKKLTNMRASGTDEATTLVPAQKMTLEQALEFIDDDELVEVTPLSVRIRKRHLTENDRKRANRGPKED
- the yihI gene encoding Der GTPase-activating protein YihI — protein: MKKPASAPRDKVRRKTRQELNDEARALKRKKKHRGHTAGSRASGSESASGGKGQKQQKDPRIGSKTPIPLGVNQAPVTKQQKPKSEKPMLSPQDELDMLENDERLDALLERLEEGEALTAEEQSWVDAKLDRIDELMQKLGLSYDDEEDEEGEEEKQEDMMRLLKGGN
- the glnA gene encoding glutamate--ammonia ligase; translation: MSAEHVLTMLNEHEVKFVDLRFTDTKGKEQHVTIPAHQVNAEFFEEGKMFDGSSIGGWKGINESDMVLMPDSSTALIDPFYEESTLIIRCDILEPGTLQGYDRDPRSIAKRAEEYLRSTGIADTVLFGPEPEFFLFDDIRFGASISGSHVAIDDIEGAWNSSTKYEGGNKGHRPGVKGGYFPVPPVDSSQDIRSTMCLIMEEMGLVVEAHHHEVATAGQNEIATRFNTMTKKADEIQIYKYVVHNVAHRFGKTATFMPKPMFGDNGSGMHCHMSLSKNGTNLFSGDKYAGLSEQALFYIGGVIKHAKAINALANPTTNSYKRLVPGYEAPVMLAYSARNRSASIRIPVVSSPKARRIEVRFPDPAANPYLCFAALLMAGLDGIKNKIHPGEAMDKNLYDLPPEEAKEIPQVAGSLDEALKELDLDREFLTAGGVFTNEAIDAYIALRREEDDRVRMTPHPVEFELYYSV